A part of Miscanthus floridulus cultivar M001 chromosome 6, ASM1932011v1, whole genome shotgun sequence genomic DNA contains:
- the LOC136460623 gene encoding uncharacterized protein, which yields MVTKFPLRDILRNKEANGHIFKWAIELGTYSIEFRSRPTIKSQALTDFIAEWTEIQEPITATCPEHWVMYFDGALNINGASAGILFITPTKDKLRYVLWIHFLASNNATEYEACLHGLRIAVELGVKRLMVYGDYALVINQLKKDWSYSSEKMDAYCAKIRKLEGKFYGIEYYHMVRDQNQLADQLSKIHSSRAAVSPGVFVQDLLAPSIIEEKEVEEVPLAEQLVLVVPSSVTDWREQFIKYLTNAKVPIDKTKTEHVIR from the coding sequence atggtcaccaAGTTCCCTCTGCGGGACATTCtccgtaacaaagaggccaatggccatatcttcaagtgggctattgagctcggcacttactccatcgaattcagaagcagacctaccattaagtcacaagcTCTCaccgatttcatcgctgagtggaccgagatccaagaacccattacTGCCACTTGCCCTGAacattgggtgatgtactttgatggcgcccttaacatcaatggtgctagcgcaggcattctattcattacaccGACCAAAGATAAGCTCCGCTATGTCCTCTggatacactttctggcctccaacaacgccacagaatatgaagcatgtctccatggtctccgtatagcagtcgagctcggcgtcaaacgtctcatggtgtatggggactacgcgctggttatcaaccagctcaaaaAAGACTGGTCCtactctagtgagaagatggatgcatattgtgccaaaattaggaagcttgaagggaagttctatggtatcgaatactaccacatggtacgagatcaaaatcaactAGCCGACCAGCTCTCAAAAATACATTCTTCTCGAGCCGCGGTTTCAccaggggtcttcgttcaagatctcttgGCGCCATCCATTATAGAAGAAAAGGAAGTTGAAGAGGTTCCCCTTgctgagcagctggtacttgtTGTACCTTCGTcggtcaccgattggagggagcaattcatcaagtacctcaccaacgcCAAAGTACCCATCGACAAGACCAAAACTGAGCATGTAATTCgctga